From the Trypanosoma brucei brucei TREU927 chromosome 6, complete sequence genome, the window CTAAACAATACCTTCAGATTACCGCCACGCATCCACTTCAATACGACACCGTGCTCCACATTTTCATGTCTCGTCATTGGCGAGGTCCCTGAGAGACTCCTCTACCCTTTGCTCTTGTTAAAAACAAGCAAATCACGCACTGaagggttttttttcttgaactacgaggtaaaaaaaatggggagaaATAGTTTATACCACTAAATACATGTATTTACATACCAGTAATGATCCCGGTAGTGAGAAATCGCCCAAAACAACACGCGGCAGCAGCGCTGGTAAGACCCTTTTATTGGAaagggttttttttaaaaaaaaaggatgtgaGAGTATCAAAAGGAGCCGCTTAACAAACAACGTGCAAAGGTAGACCACATGTGTAAATGGGTCTCACCGGCTCACATCTCCAATTCTCGCCTCGGTAACTCTATAGTTTCTTTTCTACACAATCTATGCTGCTTGTGGACTGGTGTTAAGACTTAATGGGATTATGAAGATTAGGTATTTGCTAGTGATCAATTCCACTGCTAGTCATCGAGCGAAGAATGTGGTCCTTTTCTTGTTCCAACATATTCTTCCAGCGCTTCCTCATCCTATCCATGGATAGATCTAAATCGCGCAACTTCACAGCaagtttctctttcttttccctacACACTCCCACGTCATTCTTCGCCTCTTCCAGTGCAGACCGCATCTTAGCAAGTTCGTCTTGTCGCCGCCGCGCAAGTTGCTTAAGATGCAGCTCATTTTTCATGAAAGATTCAACAACGGCTCCTGTATCGTAAAGAAGGGAATTAGTAGAAGGATCTGTTGCACTCTGCAGGTTTGTCCCTAGCGTTTTACCACTTATTTGTGCCCTTCTCGTCGCTTGGTCCGTGTCACTCAGCGACCGCACGTGCGTGTTTGCAACTACATCAAGCTCCATCGCGTTGACATAAGATGAACCCCCCACCGTACCGACGGAATCATAATTGTTCCCTATCATACTATGTGAATTATGCTTATTTAACATATATGAACAGTCCAGTTTCGACTGTTTTGCAGAGTTGCACACTTTGGGTGATTCATCAACTAAAAAGGAGCAGTTTCCTAACGATGTTGCCCCTACCGCTGACGATTGTAATCTACTGTCCCCGCCAACCTGAGCGACACTAGGAGTTAAGTGACTGAGTGGAACAAACCCCACGCGCTCCTTGTCACCAACAACTTCTACCTGTACCCACCCATCGTGCGTATCTTCATCAATAGCCGTAACAATTTCACCCTTTCGAACAGATAACTCCACATCCTCCTGCGCAGTGAAATTGCAATGCACTGTAAAGAGGGACATTACTATACGACGAGGGGGTTTCCAAAATCAATTGACTTCCACGTAGCAGAAAGTGAATACCCTCCCCCCTTCCTCTCAAGTataaacttttttttaaaactctATTCAATGTACCAACACCTTCCCTACTTATGCTGCACTGCTCTAGCAACAATTAACAATTGCCACCGTCGTGTCGCCAGTGATGTGATTAGACAATGCACTTTTCTAGAAAGTCGCCGAACCACCCGAGGAAGTTGACTTAACTGCGAAACATAACGAAAGAAGAAGTAAGACAGAACCACGAATTtgcaaaatatatacatatgcataATCAtgcaacaacacaaataGCTGGAAAGAGATCTAGAAAACAATATGGATTATAAACCCAACTTTCCGTAAGTCGCGACGCAATATATACAAATGAAGGGAGAAACATGTAGCAGCATCAACGTAAAAAGATACTTCTCTGGGTGAAacgagaaataaaaatagagaaatgAAATGCAACGAATGCCTCACAATATCGCAACTctaacatataaatatatatatatatataagcccAACACCCACATGTAAGACCGCACCATACAACGGTCAGCTGTACGATGTGGTACATGGAAAATTCCTATCGATGAacgcttatatatatatatatatatatacacaagtAAGAGCCTCTTTGTTAAATCACCAAACACCTccaccctccaaaaaaaaaaaaaagagctcaCAGCAGTTTTGAGTTTACACGGTACTGTTACCGCCTCATGGCAAGTTAACCcgcacccccccccctcaaacacacacaaacacacacacacacaagccgtATTTTCTCCATACCCGCACTTTCCTGAGGCTACGAGATATTACCACCAAATATAAACCAAAACCGGCCTAACTGCTCCTCCCAGGGTTTTCCTGCCGACTTTACGCTACCGAATCAAGGCGCTACCGCGTCTGACCGCGTCTAGCGAGAATTCGGTTGCGCTTCTCGCTTAAGTGTTCGTCCAGCATATTGCAACGCTTGTCGAGAACTTTTATATACATTGCTGCATTCATGAGAGCTGGATCGACCCATTGTtgcaaatgaggaaaagatGCCAGGTACCCATTAGAAGCACGTTTACTCTCCGTATCTGATGTAGCTAAGGAAGGAATAATTTGTGGTTTAAGTGATCGTGCGTGTGACCGAATTTGGCGAAAGAACCCCACTTCGCTACTATCTTGGCTCATCAGTATCCGACCTGCCTTTTCGGGTAAACCATCACTGACATCACTCAacgttttattctttttaagCAGTTCTCGAGTCCTGTCGAGCACCCTGTACCCAACAGAAAATGGCAGCTCCAGCACTTGTAAAGAAAAGCATCCTTCCAATGCCGAAATTAAATGCGAGGAGTTTTTCTCTAGTATTCCTGTACCGACGAGATGTATCGATTTAATTGTAGGAACGCCCTGAATAATTCGACCAATTTCCGGTGAGGAGGCACTTGTGATACCGGGGTTCTTTGAAAGATCTAAATGAACCAAACACTTTCTCGTGCAAATGGCGTGTGCAAGATGTATGATGTCCAGATCCTTCAAACTGCACGAACGAAGACTAAGTGACTCAATGGGATTGGAACCCTTAAGAATAGCAGCAAGAATCCCAATGGCATCATCTGTAAAGGTATTATGATCAAAGACTAAATTGCAGTAAAAGTCATTGCTGCATATCGCATCGCGTAGACGCTGTAAGACATTAGAGTCCAGCACAAATGTGGTATTGTCGCTGAAGTCAATAGCACGACGCTCGTGGTCAATAATCATTGCTGACCTCTTCCCGTTGCCCTCAATTCAACGACACTCAGAAAGTCGCAAAAGAAAACCTTTTCTAAGCTTGACACAGGAATGATcataaatattaaaataagaTGAAAATGGGGGGAAATAGGGGCGGATGCCACCGCAAGATAggaattttaattttaaccAATATATCCAAATCAAATAAAAGATTAGTACATGTATGCTTGTccatagatatatatatatatatatatatgtggtaAATGTGAGTGTGTTTACTATACGGATCACCTTCATCGCGAAGCGTAACTCAACGGTATCATTTCACGGAACATCTCTCTTGAAGAAACGTCCGACTcgagggagggaaagaggaaaaaaaaaatacctaaatggaaagggggggagaTGAGGGGGTCGTGTATTTCGAGAGTGTCGATGAttcacacaaaaagaaactcactcactcacataCGGATGGAATATgtacatgtgtgtttgtgttttttgtgaaTGAGTTTCTGTTTGCATGAATGTATGCATGTATTCATACGTTTATTCTTCTTTGAAGAAAATGTAAGAAAGAAACGCGAATACAACggcaaaaacagcaacaacacaaatcaaaaataaacaaaaatcacCTTTCGTCACTATCACTCTCAGACactgaaaacaaagaagtcATGTGAAGGATGAAGTCCCAAGTTTCGGTGCGGTTGGTGAGAGCCCCCAtcagaattttttttaaaaaagagataaaacaagtagtgagaacaaaaacaatatgcCCAGTAAAAGTATTTCACGTGCGTAGGAAGATGATGCAACACCGTGCTCTagaaaggagggaggtgGGGGAAGGATGaatgaattttttttgtataatgacaaaaaaaagacttgGGAATGCATGGagaatagaagaaaaagagagagaggaggtGGAAAGCAAGGACAACATATCACCCGTAGTCGGTAATGTGTCAAATACACAACCTTCGGGGACCTCGGTGAagtgagtaaaaaaaaacatttgcaCATCCTAACTGATCCATATGGGGAGAAACACACTCCACACATTGTTTTCCGACCACTTGTGATGCCCCACACATTAGTAAATCAGTaacaacaaatatataaacatacgCAGTGTACCGACGGCgcagcaacacaaacaaacaaacaaacaaacaaacaaacaagagagaaagaaagagaagggtATAGAAAGGTTTAACGAGAGTATCGCTTTCGACACAGGGATGCGGCATGTATGTACATAAGTGTTGCCCTTGGTCAGTTTTAACTTTTTCACTCATCATTTACCTCCCCTTCCGATAGACACTCTTCCAAGTTAAGTTTTGCGTAAGTTTCAAACATGTCGTGCTCATCGGAAGAATTTTCATCGTAATCTTTTCTCACATTCCCTAATTTTACATCAAACTGGCCCTTTACCCTCCCGTCCCCTCGGCCCTTCGTTCCTCCTGCACTGAGCCCGCCATTTGATGCCCCTTCTTCCAAACTACCAGCCGAGTCGTATGAATCACATTCCTCCTCGTCCGTCTCCTCGACTTTTTCATCCccatcctcatcctcctcttccccttccccttctactCCCActtcttctcctccttcctcttcttcctcttcctcttcttccccctcttcttcttgtgaATATTTCCTCTCCTGCAACTGCCCTTCTTCGCTTTGCCCCTCACTGGCCTCCTCATTATTATCCTCTTCGGTATCCTCGGCATCCTTATGCGTACGCCCTGCGGGACCATGTAGATCAGAGGCGTCGCCAAATGCACGTGGACCCATTGACTGCCGCCTAAGAAGAGCAAGTGGCGATTCACCATTGGTAAAGAGACGCCACAGGGCATCGGCTTGTCGTTGAGTTATGATTTTTTCCTCAACAAACTGTAAAAGATGCTCGTATTCAATTGGAACAGGTTTGTTGGCGTTCTTTTCCGGAAGCCCGAATGCCGTCTTCCGAGTCAAAAACGAGGCGCATTTAAAGGAGTCCTGCATGGTCGTATTATCCGTGATTTCTTCAGGGACATAAGATCCCACCCCAGCTTCCAATGGTGCGCTAATGGGGCGGAACGTTTTTGGAGGAAGTATTTTACTCTTTGGGGGAGCCTGTTTTCTGTCCTGTGCAAGTGTTGACAAGATGGTTGATCCCTTGTTCGTCCCCTTGACCAGAGCACCAGGCATAGGTGGCGACACAACAGGAGGGTCCGGTGCTGTTTCCGCTCTCCTGGGGACCTCTTTCACAAGCCTATTTAAGTCACGTTCCTTGCGCTTCGCATTTTTCAGTTCGTTTTTCAATTGTTTGACTTGTTCCTCCCAATTTCGCTCTTTCTCCCTCATCTTCGCCATTTGTATCTCACGTGTCTCTAACTCTTTTTGTAGTCGTCCCAACTGGTTTTCCGTCATACGTGCCTGTGTACTTCGGGGGCCCACGGGTGCAGGTCCTGCGCGCCCTCGCGCTTCATTCGAGCGGCCTCGAGGGCCTGCGACATTTCTTGCCTTCCCTGACCGCCCAGGCACACCATTGAGGAGAGGTGTCCCCAACAGTTCCTGAGCATTTGATTCTATTGCCCTTCCCGATGATTGTGTGCTCTCCACTGGCCGCCGCCCCGGAAACCCCTCAACAATTTCCAGCGGAGGAAGATGCCCACCCGGACGCTTGGGCGACTGGGCAAAGTTCTTTCGTCCCCCACTAACAGGCGGTTTCACCAAACCCATATGTAAGGGAGGTGCTTGTTTTAACTGCCGTTGAGGGCTCGGTTGTTTCGGTTGCTGCGCCTGAAGTTGAGCCTTCACCTCATCCACGTTGAAGTTACGAGGTAAGCAGTTTGAGTCAAAGGTTTTGGGTGAATCGGCAACCAACGGACTGCAATGTGGAGATGCACCCAACCCAATTCGTTCCCGTACGTTTGGAGTACCAAGGAGGTTAGGCGCACCATTGCTTTTCGGTGGGCGTGACGTCAGGCCGACTGGTAGGGATTTGGTGTTATATTCATTCTGAGGTGCTAAAGGGTTACCCTCTGACGTGCTCATAGAGAAGTTTGGTGGCAGTGAGTTCGATTGGTACACTGGCCGTAACGCAGTAACGCCATTCCTAATTCCATTTGACGGACCCTGCTGCGCGCCCCCGGTAGATTTAACTATGAAGTCATCGGGGTCGCCTTGAGGAACAATTTTAATTTGATTGTCTTCAAAATTCATATTGTAAGTTTGCTCCTTCACAGTGTTCCTCACCCCATTAGCCAGTTTTTTTCCGATACCCGcctcttctttccgcttTTTGACCTGCGCGACCTGCTTGTCCAGAGCCTCCTTCAGCGCacgttgtttcattttacttTGTATAACATCTTTCAGTTTCTCCTCCGTAAGTATTACTGGTTTTCCAAATACCACATGGTCGGACATACAGCCAACTAgtgaggagggaaagtacGTCTATGAGGAGCCACTGGCTTAGTCTTTACGCGGTTAatactataataataataaaagaaaatctCGTACGGTATTTTGTATAACTGTCTGACAACCTGTAGTGTTCCTCTATCCCCTGCCTCTCTCCCTACGAGTACCTATACGCAGGGTGGATAGGACagaggataaaaacaaaaacaaaaaaaaaataggaaaggtgaaaaagataCTACGTCTGGTGCCTCGGTATATTTCTTATCTTTAACTACACTAGCGCTTCCCTCGCCttgatttttttcgtttcggtGGAGGTCAAGTTGATATTTCACACACTTCCTTCTAGAAATGACGTCCGGAATATTACCAGCGAATGtatataatatttatatgcttatatatttatgtgccAATGGGTGAAGTGATTACCGTTTAGGTCCGACTAACACCAGGATCACAACTGTA encodes:
- a CDS encoding SH3 domain protein, conserved is translated as MSLFTVHCNFTAQEDVELSVRKGEIVTAIDEDTHDGWVQVEVVGDKERVGFVPLSHLTPSVAQVGGDSRLQSSAVGATSLGNCSFLVDESPKVCNSAKQSKLDCSYMLNKHNSHSMIGNNYDSVGTVGGSSYVNAMELDVVANTHVRSLSDTDQATRRAQISGKTLGTNLQSATDPSTNSLLYDTGAVVESFMKNELHLKQLARRRQDELAKMRSALEEAKNDVGVCREKKEKLAVKLRDLDLSMDRMRKRWKNMLEQEKDHILRSMTSSGIDH